A single genomic interval of Camelina sativa cultivar DH55 chromosome 11, Cs, whole genome shotgun sequence harbors:
- the LOC104727169 gene encoding U-box domain-containing protein 38, whose amino-acid sequence MGKNGRLRWNPFSHRSSSSSSSSSRQEPQQHQPPVEFLCPISKSIMSDPVVVSSGQTFERLCVQVCRDLNFIPKLNGNGNGNDDDDDSLPDFSNIIPNLNMKSTIDTWCDTVGLSRPQPPDYSIVERNLRQQMPPREVEIRVSEQELLRAVAHRAPMITHHADSELMGRRDFNNSTSSSDESVIVAQSPHTPLPLTTRPACFSPSPSSSSSFAEIETLTHNPEEDEVIYDKLNSSNIFDQEQGLIMMRKMTRTQDEARVSLCSPRILSLLKNMIVSRYSLVQTNSLASLVNLSLDKKNKLTIVRLGFVPILIDVLKSGSREAQEHAAGTIFGLSLEDDNKMPIGVLGALQPLLHALRAADSDRTRHDSALALYHLSLNQTNRLKLVRLGAVPALFSMVRSGESASRALLVICNLACCSEGRSAMLDANAVAILVGMLREERTEEATGTARSSSSARENCVAALFALSHESLRFKGLAKEARAVDVLKVVEERGTERAREKAKKILQLMRERVPEDEEDDGEVSVDWNRVIDSNGSIRSRFRVGGSNRMVTQNSSGF is encoded by the coding sequence ATGGGTAAAAACGGACGGCTCAGATGGAACCCTTTCAGCCACAGatcgtcttcttcgtcatcatcatcttcccgACAAGAACCTCAACAACATCAACCTCCTGTCGAATTCCTCTGTCcgatttcaaaatcaataatGTCTGACCCAGTTGTTGTCTCATCCGGTCAAACCTTTGAACGTCTCTGTGTTCAAGTCTGTCGCGACCTAAACTTTATCCCCAAACTCAACGGCAACGGCAACGgcaacgacgacgacgacgactctCTACCCGATTTCTCCAACATCATCCCTAACCTAAACATGAAATCAACAATCGATACTTGGTGCGACACCGTTGGCCTCTCACGCCCACAGCCACCTGATTACTCCATCGTCGAGCGTAACCTACGGCAACAGATGCCTCCACGGGAAGTTGAGATTCGTGTCTCCGAGCAAGAGCTTCTCAGAGCTGTAGCTCACCGAGCTCCGATGATAACTCACCACGCTGATTCCGAACTCATGGGAAGGAGAGACTTCAACAACTCAACGAGCTCTTCTGATGAATCTGTAATCGTCGCTCAGAGCCCACACACTCCTCTTCCTTTAACGACCCGACCCGCTTGCTTCTCTCCgtctccatcatcttcttcttccttcgctGAAATCGAAACCCTAACACACAATCCAGAAGAGGACGAGGTGATTTACGACAAGCTTAACAGTAGTAATATTTTTGATCAAGAACAAGGTTTGAttatgatgaggaagatgactCGTACTCAAGATGAAGCTAGGGTTTCACTCTGTTCTCCTCGGATCCTTTCTTTACTGAAGAATATGATTGTTTCAAGATACTCACTAGTGCAGACGAACTCGTTAGCTTCGCTTGTGAATCTATCTTTGGACAAGAAGAACAAATTGACCATTGTTCGGTTAGGTTTTGTTCCCATTTTGATTGATGTTCTGAAATCAGGATCCAGAGAAGCTCAAGAACATGCCGCTGGAACAATCTTTGGTCTCTCTCTTGAAGATGATAACAAAATGCCTATCGGGGTTTTAGGAGCGCTTCAGCCATTGCTTCACGCGTTACGAGCTGCTGATAGTGATAGGACGAGGCATGATTCGGCTCTTGCGCTTTACCATTTGTCCTTGAACCAGACGAATCGGTTGAAGCTCGTTAGGCTTGGAGCTGTTCCTGCGCTTTTCTCAATGGTTAGGTCTGGTGAATCAGCGAGCCGAGCGTTGTTGGTGATTTGTAATTTGGCTTGTTGTAGCGAAGGACGATCGGCGATGCTTGATGCGAATGCGGTTGCGATTCTTGTAGGGATGCTACGGGAGGAGAGGACGGAGGAGGCTACGGGGACTgctcgttcttcttcttcggcacGTGAGAATTGTGTGGCTGCATTGTTCGCTTTAAGCCATGAGAGTCTTCGATTCAAGGGACTAGCGAAGGAGGCAAGAGCTGTGGATGTTTTGAAGGTAGTGGAAGAGAGAGGAACAGAGAGAGCTAGAGAGAAAGCGAAAAAGATCCTTCAGCTGATGAGAGAGAGGGTGCCGGAGGATGAGGAAGACGACGGCGAAGTATCAGTTGATTGGAACCGAGTTATCGACTCTAATGGTTCGATTCGGTCTAGGTTCCGAGTTGGTGGTAGCAACAGAATGGTTACTCAGAACTCATCTGGCTTCTAA
- the LOC104727171 gene encoding NADPH-dependent 1-acyldihydroxyacetone phosphate reductase-like, giving the protein MGSSSDDTPVVLITGCSQGGIGHALAREFSANGCRVVATSRSQSTMIDLVKDPKFFVEELDVQSEQSVSKVVSKVIDEFGQIDVLVNNAGVQCIGPLAEMPISSMDNTFNTNVFGSMRMTQAVVPHMVSKKKGKIVNIGSISIMAPGPWAGVYTASKAALHALTDTLRLELKPFGIDVINIVPGGIQSNIANSGLSSFNSLPELKLYKPFEEAIRERMFLSQNIKPIPTETFAKQTVSVVLKKNPPAWFSTGRLSTVMAIMHHMPISIKDFLLTKSFMKKGAKPE; this is encoded by the exons ATGGGAAGCAGCAGCGATGATACACCAGTGGTGCTCATCACGGGATGTTCTCAAGGAGGAATCGGCCACGCTCTGGCGCGTGAGTTCTCGGCTAACGGTTGTCGAGTGGTGGCGACGAGTCGATCGCAGAGCACGATGATCGATTTGGTGAAAGATCCCAAGTTTTTCGTGGAGGAGCTCGATGTTCAATCGGAGCAGAGCGTGAGTAAAGTTGTCTCCAAAGTTATTGACGAATTTGGTCAGATCGATGTTTTGGTTAATAACGCCGGAGTTCAGTGTATCGGACCTCTCGCTGAGATGCCAATCTCATCCATGGATAACACCTTCAACACCAATGTCTTCG GTTCTATGAGGATGACTCAAGCAGTAGTACCTCACATGGTGTCTAAGAAGAAGGGAAAGATTGTGAACATAGGAAGTATAAGCATAATGGCACCAGGACCATGGGCTGGTGTTTATACTGCATCAAAAGctgctcttcatgctcttacCGATACATTAAG GTTGGAGCTTAAGCCATTTGGGATCGATGTAATCAACATTGTTCCAGGAGGTATTCAATCAAACATAGCTAACTCAGGGTTATCGAGTTTCAACAGTTTACCTGAATTGAAACTCTACAAACCGTTTGAGGAAGCTATCCGTGAGAGAATGTTTCTGTCGCAAAACATAAAGCCAATACCTACAGAGACATTTGCGAAACAGACTGTTTCCGTTGTGCTCAAAAAAAATCCGCCGGCTTGGTTCTCTACAGGAAGGTTGTCGACCGTCATGGCGAtcatgcaccatatgccgatttCCATTAAAGATTTCCTGTTGACTAAGAGCTTTATGAAGAAGGGTGCAAAACCTGAGTAG
- the LOC104727167 gene encoding dual specificity protein kinase splB-like isoform X1, producing the protein MDSGNSSSMQSSSGGAGGGDQEEYDSRADQSISALFNNNNNNNNTTTVSSNIAVPTQLDSLIANYFNTSWSTDNPLWSTTATKPADDGCSRPVPPPILTEPVFFTNPLQQNLRTVPNTNTTSPICSVPTDKKNGLATTRNPKKRSRVSRRAPTTVLTTDTSNFRAMVQEFTGNPSTPFTGLSSSSPYPRSRFDLFGSSSSSSSSSRPLKPFPHKLISPSTVNHHYLPPSEYHLHHHHHQHQNLLLNMNTQNIAYPFLNNQSPNNNPLPDQSLLCEKSKPSSLRTSNGFGHVDVGTNFEGLHNIIVSSSSMTQPTLNNTNIHGSDKNTEAENDNDLLRSINGDDQSMVQRSSDGYTAPVASGSENTLAAVRNEGMVELSWISSSD; encoded by the exons ATGGATTCCGGCAACAGTAGTAGCATGCAATCATCAAGCGGCGGTGCTGGTGGGGGAGATCAAGAAGAGTACGACTCACGCGCCGATCAATCAATCTCTGCTttattcaacaacaacaacaacaacaacaacacaaccaCCGTCTCCTCCAAC ATCGCCGTTCCAACACAGCTTGACTCTCTTATAGCTAACTATTTTAACACTTCTTGGTCAACGGATAATCCTCTCTGGTCAACAACGGCTACAAAACCCGCCGATGATGGCTGCTCTAGACCAGTTCCACCACCGATCTTAACAGAACCAGTCTTCTTCACAAACCCACTCCAACAAAATCTGAGAACAGttccaaacacaaacacaactaGTCCCATTTGTTCCGTCCCAACCGACAAGAAAAACGGTCTTGCGACAACACGGAATCCAAAGAAGAGATCTCGAGTCTCGAGACGAGCGCCTACGACTGTTTTGACCACCGACACATCCAACTTCAGAGCCATGGTTCAAGAATTCACCGGTAATCCTTCAACTCCTTTCACCGGATTGTCATCGTCTTCTCCTTATCCAAGATCAAGATTTGATCTCttcggttcttcttcttcttcttcttcatcctcgcgACCCTTGAAACCGTTTCCTCACAAACTCATCTCTCCATCGACGGTAAATCATCATTACCTTCCTCCTTCAGagtatcatcttcatcatcatcatcatcaacatcagaATCTTCTCCTTAATATGAACACGCAAAACATCGCATACCCTTTTCTCAACAACCAGTCTCCCAACAACAACCCTTTACCGGATCAGTCCCTTCTATGTGAAAAGTCGAAACCTTCGAGCTTGAGAACGAGTAATGGTTTTGGACACGTGGACGTTGGTACAAACTTTGAGGGGCTTCACAACATTATCGTCTCGTCGTCATCGATGACACAGCCAACcctaaataatactaatatccATGGATCAGACAAGAATACTGAAGCCGAGAATGATAACGATCTGTTAAGATCGATCAATGGTGATGATCAGTCCATGGTGCAAAGATCATCGGATGGTTACACAGCACCTGTTGCTTCTGGATCAGAGAATACTTTAGCGGCGGTGAGAAATGAAGGTATGGTGGAATTATCATGGATCTCTTCTTCTGATTAG
- the LOC104727173 gene encoding 50S ribosomal protein L29, chloroplastic-like, translated as MLSLSIATPGTAAIFRRGTASSTSTSSSFHGVRIQQQVSARVPAAAAAVVSSSRKPAVVMMSKREAELKEIRSKTTEQLQEEVVDLKGELFMLRLQKSARNEFKSSDFRRMKKQVARMLTVKREREIKEGIKKRLSRKLDRQWKKSIVPRPPPSLKKLQEEEAAEEAAEAAKSA; from the exons ATGCTTAGTCTCTCAATTGCAACGCCGGGGACGGCGGCGATTTTCCGTAGAGGAACTGCTTCGTCGACTTCAACTTCGTCCTCGTTCCATGGTGTAAGAATCCAGCAGCAGGTTTCTGCTCGCGTGCccgcggcggcggcggcggtggttTCGTCGTCTCGTAAACCGGCGGTGGTGATGATGTCGAAAAGAGAGGCGGAATTGAAAGAGATAAGATCGAAGACTACGGAGCAGTTACAAGAGGAGGTTGTTGACCTTAAAGGAGAGCTTTTTATGCTCCGTCTTCAGAAATCGGCGAGGAACGAGTTCAAATCTAGTGACTTTCGTCGAATGAAGAAACAA GTAGCGCGGATGTTGACggtaaaaagagagagggagatcaAAGAAGGGATAAAGAAAAGGTTGTCGAGGAAACTTGACCGGCAGTGGAAGAAAAGCATTGTACCAAGACCACCTCCTTCTCTGAAGAAGcttcaagaggaagaagctgcAGAAGAAGCAGCTGAAGCTGCCAAATCTGCTTGA
- the LOC104727170 gene encoding regulation of nuclear pre-mRNA domain-containing protein 1A-like has translation MSSPFSEEILIDKLAKLNSTQQSIQTLSQWCIVHRSEAELVVTTWEKQFHSTEIVQKVPLLYLANDILQNSKRQGNEFVQEFWKVLPGALKDLVSLGDDHGKSVVSRLVTIWEERRVFGSRSKSIKDVMLSEEAPPPLDINKKRSRGSKSAKRDSKSAKTKLSSGGVTEKIVSAFNLVRAENSNKETEINKCKSTIKRIRTMEKDVEDACSTAKDPRRKTLAKELEEEEITLRQSVVKLKSIEENRTSLVKHLREALREQESELEDLQSQIQVAQVQTEEAQNMQKRLNNEIPVNSNNGSSGQSAKATPASIAAMAEMLTSSTNSSMIMHSVLSSFAAEATTQTSGLTKSSSADTNAFAPPNPQYHMIPNPAASQQFIPYGFGNIPLMPPGQLPPPPGSLSPHMMSNQQNAAQQQSQQGQSFQPPGMMYFGPPHHS, from the exons ATGAGTAGTCCATTCAGTGAAGAGATACTGATTGATAAGCTCGCTAAGCTCAACAGCACTCAGCAATCGATTCAaa CTCTGTCACAGTGGTGTATCGTCCATCGTAGTGAAGCTGAGTTAGTGGTTACTACATGGGAGAAACAGTTTCACAGTACAGAGATAGTTCAGAAAGTGCCTCTCTTGTACCTTGCGAACGACATACTTCAGAACAGCAAGCGTCAGGGTAATGAGTTTGTGCAAGAGTTCTGGAAAGTTCTCCCTGGTGCTCTCAAAGATCTTGTTTCCTTGGGAGATGATCATGGGAAAAGCGTGGTCTCACGATTG GTTACTATATGGGAAGAGAGAAGAGTCTTTGGGTCTCGTTCAAAGAGTATTAAAGATGTAATGCTCTCAGAAGAAGCTCCTCCACCGCTTGATATCAATAAAAAACGATCACGAGGATCCAAATCAGCGAAACGGGATTCAAAATCTGCCAAAACG AAATTATCAAGTGGAGGTGTGACGGAGAAGATAGTATCTGCATTTAATTTGGTTCGCGCAGAGAACTCAAACAAAGAGACAGAGATAAACAAATGCAAGTCTACAATTAAACGTATCAGAACGATGGAGAAAGATGTTGAAGACGCCTGTTCCACTG CAAAAGACCCAAGGAGAAAAACATTGGCAAaagaattggaagaagaagaaatcactCTGAGACAGTCTGTTGTCAAACTTAAATCTATTGAAGAAAATAGAACATCCCTTGTAAAACATCTTAGGGAAGCGCTACGTGAACAG GAATCTGAATTGGAGGATCTTCAATCTCAGATACAG GTAGCACAAGTGCAAACGGAAGAAGCTCAAAACATGCAGAAACGGCTCAATAATGAAATACCGGTTAACAGTAACAACGGATCATCTGGCCAATCAGCAAAAGCGACTCCTGCCTCAATCGCTGCAATGGCAGAAATGCTAACTTCATCTACAAATTCATCAATGATTATGCATTCTGTTCTGTCTTCATTTGCTGCCGAAGCTACTACACAGACTTCTGGTTTAACCAAATCGAGTAGTGCAGACACAAATGCATTTGCTCCTCCAAATCCGCAGTATCACATGATCCCAAATCCAGCCGCATCGCAGCAGTTTATACCATATGGATTTGGTAACATTCCCCTAATGCCACCTGGACAACTACCACCACCTCCTGGATCACTGTCGCCGCATATGATGAGTAATCAACAAAACGCGGCTCAGCAACAATCGCAACAAGGTCAGAGTTTTCAACCACCGGGTATGATGTATTTTGGACCTCCACACCATTCTTAA
- the LOC104727167 gene encoding GATA zinc finger domain-containing protein 11-like isoform X2, whose translation MDSGNSSSMQSSSGGAGGGDQEEYDSRADQSISALFNNNNNNNNTTTVSSNIAVPTQLDSLIANYFNTSWSTDNPLWSTTATKPADGSRPVPPPILTEPVFFTNPLQQNLRTVPNTNTTSPICSVPTDKKNGLATTRNPKKRSRVSRRAPTTVLTTDTSNFRAMVQEFTGNPSTPFTGLSSSSPYPRSRFDLFGSSSSSSSSSRPLKPFPHKLISPSTVNHHYLPPSEYHLHHHHHQHQNLLLNMNTQNIAYPFLNNQSPNNNPLPDQSLLCEKSKPSSLRTSNGFGHVDVGTNFEGLHNIIVSSSSMTQPTLNNTNIHGSDKNTEAENDNDLLRSINGDDQSMVQRSSDGYTAPVASGSENTLAAVRNEGMVELSWISSSD comes from the exons ATGGATTCCGGCAACAGTAGTAGCATGCAATCATCAAGCGGCGGTGCTGGTGGGGGAGATCAAGAAGAGTACGACTCACGCGCCGATCAATCAATCTCTGCTttattcaacaacaacaacaacaacaacaacacaaccaCCGTCTCCTCCAACATCGCCGTTCCAACACAGCTTGACTCTCTTATAGCTAACTATTTTAACACTTCTTGGTCAACGGATAATCCTCTCTGGTCAACAACGGCTACAAAACCCGCCGATG GCTCTAGACCAGTTCCACCACCGATCTTAACAGAACCAGTCTTCTTCACAAACCCACTCCAACAAAATCTGAGAACAGttccaaacacaaacacaactaGTCCCATTTGTTCCGTCCCAACCGACAAGAAAAACGGTCTTGCGACAACACGGAATCCAAAGAAGAGATCTCGAGTCTCGAGACGAGCGCCTACGACTGTTTTGACCACCGACACATCCAACTTCAGAGCCATGGTTCAAGAATTCACCGGTAATCCTTCAACTCCTTTCACCGGATTGTCATCGTCTTCTCCTTATCCAAGATCAAGATTTGATCTCttcggttcttcttcttcttcttcttcatcctcgcgACCCTTGAAACCGTTTCCTCACAAACTCATCTCTCCATCGACGGTAAATCATCATTACCTTCCTCCTTCAGagtatcatcttcatcatcatcatcatcaacatcagaATCTTCTCCTTAATATGAACACGCAAAACATCGCATACCCTTTTCTCAACAACCAGTCTCCCAACAACAACCCTTTACCGGATCAGTCCCTTCTATGTGAAAAGTCGAAACCTTCGAGCTTGAGAACGAGTAATGGTTTTGGACACGTGGACGTTGGTACAAACTTTGAGGGGCTTCACAACATTATCGTCTCGTCGTCATCGATGACACAGCCAACcctaaataatactaatatccATGGATCAGACAAGAATACTGAAGCCGAGAATGATAACGATCTGTTAAGATCGATCAATGGTGATGATCAGTCCATGGTGCAAAGATCATCGGATGGTTACACAGCACCTGTTGCTTCTGGATCAGAGAATACTTTAGCGGCGGTGAGAAATGAAGGTATGGTGGAATTATCATGGATCTCTTCTTCTGATTAG
- the LOC104727172 gene encoding transcription factor TGA1-like, whose protein sequence is MNSTSTHFVPPRRVGIYEPVHQFGMWGESFKSNIGNGNMNTPSHIIIPANNQKLDNNLSEETSHGTAGTPHMFDQEASTSRNPDKIQRRLAQNREAARKSRLRKKAYVQQLETSRLKLIQLEQELDRARQQGFYVGNGIETNSLGFSETMNPGIAAFEMEYGHWVEEQNRQICELRTVLHGHINDVELCLLVETAMKHYFELFKMKSTAAKADVFFVMSGMWKTSAERFFLWIGGFRPSDLLKVLLPHFDILTDQQILDVCNLRQSCQQAEDALSQGMEKLQHTLADCVAGGQLGGGSYIPQVNSAIDRLEALVSFVNQADHLRHETLQQMYRILTTRQAARGLLALGEYFQRLRALSSSWATRHREPT, encoded by the exons ATGAATTCGACATCGACACATTTTGTGCCACCGAGAAGAGTTGGTATATACGAACCTGTCCATCAATTCGGTATGTGGGGGGAGAGTTTCAAGAGCAATATTGGCAATGGGAATATGAACACACCAAGCCACATTATAATACCGGCCAATAATCAGAAACTAGACAACAatttg TCAGAGGAGACATCCCATGGAACAGCAGGAACTCCTCACATGTTCGATCAAGAAGCTTCCACGTCTAGAAATCCGGATAAG ATACAAAGACGGCTTGCACAAAACCGCGAGGCTGCTAGGAAAAGTCGCTTGCGCAAGAAG gCTTATGTTCAGCAGCTTGAAACAAGCCGGTTGAAGCTAATTCAATTAGAGCAAGAACTCGACCGTGCTAGACAACAAGGATTCTACGTGGGGAACGGAATAGAGACTAATTCTCTCGGGTTTTCGGAAACCATGAATCCAG GGATTGCTGCATTTGAAATGGAGTATGGACATTGGGTTGAAGAACAGAACAGACAGATATGTGAACTAAGAACGGTTTTACATGGACACATAAACGATGTGGAGCTTTGTTTGCTAGTTGAAACCGCCATGAAACATTACTTCGAGCTTTTCAAAATGAAATCGACCGCTGCAAAAGCGGATGTCTTCTTCGTCATGTCAGGGATGTGGAAAACTTCAGCGGAACGGTTCTTCTTGTGGATTGGCGGGTTTCGACCGTCGGATCTTCTCAAG GTTCTTTTGCCACATTTTGATATCTTGACGGATCAACAAATACTAGATGTATGCAATCTAAGACAATCTTGTCAGCAAGCTGAAGACGCGTTGAGTCAAGGTATGGAGAAGCTGCAACACACGCTTGCTGATTGCGTTGCAGGGGGACAACTCGGTGGAGGAAGTTACATTCCTCAAGTGAATTCTGCTATAGATAGATTAGAAGCTTTGGTCAGTTTTGTAAATCAG gcTGATCACTTGAGACACGAGACATTGCAACAAATGTATCGGATCTTGACCACACGACAAGCGGCTCGAGGGTTATTAGCTCTTGGTGAGTATTTTCAACGGCTTAGAGCCTTGAGCTCAAGTTGGGCAACTCGACATCGTGAACCAACGtag
- the LOC109127707 gene encoding uncharacterized protein LOC109127707, protein MADIAILVAEEYERRMRHPAGSKSAPAEFDWKKITPAKMAVAIDKMKIESLKNNFETKSHFALAISHGFFSA, encoded by the coding sequence ATGGCGGACATAGCGATTTTGGTTGCGGAGGAGTACGAAAGGAGGATGAGACATCCGGCGGGTTCGAAATCAGCGCCGGCGGAATTCGATTGGAAGAAAATAACTCCGGCGAAGATGGCTGTAGCTATCGACAAGATGAAGATTGAGAGtttgaagaacaactttgaAACTAAATCTCACTTCGCTCTCGCCATCTCTCATGGCTTCTTCTCTGCTTGA